Proteins encoded in a region of the Synechococcus sp. BIOS-U3-1 genome:
- the stpA gene encoding glucosylglycerol 3-phosphatase — MVRMDLDSLHQELVVSPDLLIVQDLDGVCMPLVKDPLTRILPESYVRAAGRMRGSFVVLTNGEHEGHRGVNRLVEKALGDSAKARKKGLYLPGLAAGGVQLQDELGNLTHPGVSEAEMTFLASVPGRMKVLMCSMLPVVMPELGEEELAVEVERAVLDTQVSPTINLNSLFSWIPDDVARQRQLQSMLESLMQQLMAIAVEEGLQDSFFLHVAPNLGRDSLGCERLKPAVNGDVGSTDIQFMLRGAIKEAGLLVLINRHIAARTGTAPLGEEFNVRTAPQDNASLLSLCKRRIPREQMPHLVGVGDTVTSTINPSGDGWLRGGSDRGFLTLLQDLGSSFGRPNRVVLVDSSGGEVDRPSLADGSLAGISDPEDPLHFDVCIPGGPDSYVNWFINLSEARTELTPSISLPD; from the coding sequence ATGGTTCGGATGGACCTTGATTCACTGCATCAGGAACTGGTCGTTAGCCCTGATCTGCTGATCGTGCAGGACCTTGACGGGGTTTGCATGCCTCTTGTCAAAGATCCACTCACTCGGATTCTTCCTGAGAGTTATGTCCGCGCCGCGGGGCGAATGCGAGGCAGTTTTGTGGTTTTGACCAATGGCGAACACGAAGGTCATCGCGGCGTGAATCGGCTTGTTGAGAAAGCACTCGGTGACAGCGCAAAAGCCCGTAAAAAAGGGCTCTATCTCCCTGGGCTTGCTGCTGGTGGAGTGCAACTGCAAGACGAACTTGGGAACCTCACACATCCTGGAGTGAGTGAGGCTGAAATGACCTTCCTGGCATCGGTTCCGGGGCGGATGAAGGTACTGATGTGTTCCATGCTTCCTGTTGTAATGCCGGAACTGGGCGAAGAGGAGCTTGCTGTGGAGGTCGAGCGGGCCGTTCTCGATACTCAGGTGTCACCAACCATCAATCTCAACAGCCTGTTCAGTTGGATTCCCGACGATGTCGCCCGTCAGCGTCAATTGCAGTCAATGCTGGAGTCGCTGATGCAGCAACTCATGGCGATAGCAGTGGAAGAAGGTCTTCAGGACTCCTTTTTTCTGCACGTCGCGCCGAATCTCGGGCGTGACTCCCTTGGCTGTGAACGGCTCAAACCAGCCGTTAATGGAGACGTCGGCAGCACAGATATCCAGTTCATGTTGCGAGGAGCGATCAAGGAAGCGGGTCTGCTTGTGTTGATCAATCGCCACATCGCAGCACGCACAGGCACGGCACCTCTCGGTGAAGAATTCAACGTCAGAACCGCACCCCAAGACAACGCATCTCTGCTTTCTCTCTGCAAGCGACGGATACCGCGTGAACAGATGCCTCATCTTGTCGGCGTTGGTGACACGGTCACTTCAACAATCAACCCGTCTGGCGATGGCTGGCTGAGAGGAGGCAGTGATCGTGGCTTTCTCACTCTCCTTCAGGATCTCGGATCCAGTTTTGGACGTCCAAATCGGGTTGTCTTGGTCGACAGCAGTGGTGGAGAGGTCGACCGCCCGTCGTTAGCCGATGGCTCTCTAGCCGGGATCAGTGACCCTGAGGACCCTCTGCATTTTGACGTTTGCATTCCTGGCGGTCCTGATAGCTATGTGAACTGGTTTATAAATTTGTCGGAAGCTCGGACCGAGCTGACACCATCAATCTCCCTGCCGGATTGA
- a CDS encoding SemiSWEET family sugar transporter: MTLELSSSEIFGFSAATLSTIAFLPQVLKTWRTQSAKDVSYALLLTFSTGCLCWVIYGYQVAAKPVMIANAFTLTLNLIILAMKITFENNLKPASRQDQQ; encoded by the coding sequence ATGACACTGGAATTGAGCTCTTCGGAAATATTTGGCTTTTCAGCAGCAACACTCTCCACAATTGCATTCCTGCCACAAGTGCTAAAGACCTGGAGGACACAGTCTGCAAAGGATGTTTCCTACGCTTTGTTGTTGACATTCAGTACAGGATGCCTCTGCTGGGTGATCTATGGATACCAGGTAGCCGCCAAACCTGTAATGATCGCAAATGCATTCACATTAACCTTAAATTTGATCATCTTGGCGATGAAAATCACCTTCGAGAACAACTTAAAACCCGCATCAAGACAGGATCAGCAGTAA
- a CDS encoding AAA family ATPase — MRLIRCRLESVRRHRTLELSFAPGLTLIGGANESGKSSLVEAMHRTLFLRASATGAAIRDLRSATHAGHPQVEIDFEAAGHSWSLLKCFSGSGGTSRLSRAGQEALLGGDAEDQLAVLLGVDEIIGSRQVNRVLPTRWAHLWVMQGLAGRNLLDLSGEHYDLKGLITALEGQAEQSLQSPMDQQVYNQLEQLVASSLTSRGVKQNSELWKRRQDLQQASEQQAEAQERLLSYEAACIDLDANEQALDQLESTAPQVQKRRRQLLALKDLQQRLAPLRLQQTQWQQQLGVLSRLTQEIQSVETAMKAHRQELNVMSESAETISSNLVEQRRAFEHSDRKRQALEERGHALRRRQDQERLQQRIQDIRRQKDQRAKFEHQQSVLNQELMGLPGCDANALAALQAQQSQLRELDIRLQSMASKIELQSSDMTVRLDGEQLGTGDVAQRTGAFRLEVGEGVNLLVSPGEGTGLSSLLADRRLCQSRLEQSLKLWGVSSIEAAEALLQKRIELEQQRAVLDARLRQLNEQQQGNLKGNQDLEQLDQQLAALRQHQNDPEIAAVDDLEQALDDCRQAYQLVQERVRSLRANYELAEGQQTSLSRKLQELRIRLERHEARHAQQVQQQHEIESRHGSATSIDADFKKLSHQCELLQKQLLELSGDCGLAAGADVETSLVELDDRELKFNRQRTDLNRERGSLLERCERLGSRELHAELEEASNRLNVAQQAEEQEKQLVESRVLLLKRFQDARADLSRRYSSPLRSSINRFIAPFLQQPGDSSELLFDASQGLKDLRLQRSGQSLEFSQLSGGLKEQLNAAVRLAIAEALRDGHDGCLPLLFDDAFTNSDPSRLEAVGSMLRQAVDLGLQVVVLSCDPDPYREIADSVIDLDHH, encoded by the coding sequence ATGCGCCTAATTCGTTGCCGACTGGAAAGCGTTCGCCGGCATCGAACTCTCGAGCTGTCGTTCGCTCCTGGATTGACCTTGATTGGAGGTGCCAATGAATCCGGTAAAAGCTCGCTTGTGGAGGCGATGCACAGGACGTTGTTTCTGCGTGCTTCGGCCACGGGAGCCGCAATTCGTGATCTCCGCTCTGCCACCCATGCAGGCCATCCCCAGGTGGAGATCGATTTTGAGGCCGCTGGGCACAGTTGGTCGCTGTTGAAATGCTTCAGTGGATCCGGTGGGACAAGCCGCCTCAGCCGAGCTGGTCAGGAGGCTTTGCTTGGTGGTGATGCTGAAGATCAACTGGCCGTTCTTTTAGGTGTCGATGAGATCATCGGTAGCCGTCAGGTGAACCGTGTTCTTCCTACCCGCTGGGCTCACCTCTGGGTGATGCAAGGGCTAGCTGGTCGAAACCTGCTGGATCTCAGCGGCGAGCACTACGACCTCAAGGGATTGATCACTGCTCTGGAGGGACAGGCTGAGCAGTCACTTCAGTCGCCGATGGATCAGCAGGTCTACAACCAGCTGGAACAACTTGTGGCCTCAAGCCTCACTAGTCGGGGCGTTAAACAGAACAGTGAACTCTGGAAACGCCGTCAGGATCTTCAACAAGCTTCAGAGCAACAAGCCGAGGCGCAGGAGCGACTGCTCAGCTATGAAGCAGCTTGCATCGATCTTGATGCCAATGAGCAGGCTCTTGATCAGCTGGAGAGCACTGCACCGCAAGTGCAGAAGCGACGTCGACAGCTTCTGGCACTCAAGGATTTGCAACAACGGCTCGCTCCACTACGTCTTCAGCAGACCCAATGGCAACAGCAACTCGGTGTTCTGAGCCGTCTGACTCAGGAGATACAGAGTGTCGAAACGGCGATGAAAGCGCATCGACAGGAGTTGAATGTTATGAGCGAGTCTGCCGAAACAATATCCAGCAATCTCGTTGAACAACGACGTGCTTTTGAACACTCCGACCGTAAGCGTCAGGCGCTTGAAGAGCGCGGCCATGCTCTTCGACGTCGTCAAGATCAGGAACGGCTTCAACAACGCATCCAGGACATTCGTCGTCAAAAAGACCAACGCGCCAAGTTCGAACATCAGCAATCTGTGCTCAATCAAGAGCTGATGGGTCTGCCGGGGTGTGATGCCAATGCTCTGGCTGCACTGCAGGCTCAGCAATCACAGCTTCGTGAGCTGGACATCCGTCTGCAAAGCATGGCATCAAAGATTGAACTGCAGTCCTCCGACATGACTGTGCGCCTGGATGGTGAACAGCTTGGGACTGGCGACGTTGCTCAAAGGACTGGTGCCTTCCGACTGGAGGTGGGTGAGGGAGTCAATTTGCTGGTCAGCCCCGGTGAGGGGACCGGTCTTTCATCACTTTTGGCAGATCGAAGGCTGTGTCAGTCCAGGTTGGAGCAAAGCCTCAAACTGTGGGGAGTCAGCAGCATTGAAGCTGCAGAGGCCCTGTTGCAGAAGCGCATAGAGCTTGAGCAGCAGCGTGCCGTTCTTGATGCACGTCTTCGCCAGCTCAACGAACAGCAGCAGGGCAACCTGAAGGGGAATCAAGACCTCGAACAGCTCGATCAGCAACTCGCCGCATTGCGACAACATCAAAATGATCCGGAGATTGCCGCGGTAGATGATCTCGAGCAGGCATTGGACGACTGCCGTCAGGCCTATCAATTGGTCCAGGAACGGGTCCGCTCTCTGAGAGCTAACTATGAGCTTGCCGAGGGGCAACAGACCAGTCTTTCCAGGAAGCTTCAAGAACTACGGATTCGACTGGAGCGACATGAGGCACGGCATGCCCAGCAGGTTCAACAACAACACGAGATTGAGTCACGGCACGGTTCAGCGACATCAATCGACGCTGATTTCAAGAAGCTGTCGCATCAATGTGAGCTGTTACAGAAACAACTGCTCGAGCTAAGTGGCGATTGTGGTCTCGCCGCTGGTGCTGATGTTGAAACCTCCCTGGTCGAACTGGATGATCGTGAGCTGAAGTTCAATCGTCAGCGTACGGATCTGAACCGTGAACGTGGTTCATTGCTGGAGCGCTGCGAACGCCTCGGCAGTCGAGAACTGCATGCCGAACTGGAGGAAGCGTCGAATCGTCTTAATGTCGCTCAGCAGGCAGAAGAACAGGAAAAACAGCTGGTTGAGTCACGGGTTCTGCTTCTCAAGCGATTTCAGGACGCGCGTGCTGACCTTTCACGTCGCTACTCATCACCACTGAGGTCCAGCATCAACCGTTTCATTGCTCCGTTTCTGCAGCAACCTGGCGATAGCTCTGAGCTTCTCTTTGACGCGAGCCAAGGCCTGAAGGATCTGCGGCTTCAGCGATCTGGTCAAAGTCTTGAGTTCTCACAACTCAGTGGAGGACTCAAGGAGCAGTTGAACGCAGCTGTTCGTTTGGCGATCGCCGAGGCCTTACGCGATGGCCACGACGGCTGTCTGCCTTTGTTATTCGATGACGCTTTTACGAACAGCGATCCCTCTCGACTTGAAGCTGTTGGGAGCATGCTTCGGCAGGCCGTTGATCTAGGCCTTCAAGTCGTTGTGCTGAGTTGTGACCCAGATCCCTACCGTGAGATTGCCGATTCAGTGATCGATCTCGATCATCACTGA
- a CDS encoding metallophosphoesterase family protein has protein sequence MALVPRILHTADWQIGKPYRWIENSQKQSRLQQERVDAVLRIAEVARQEQVDVVLVAGDLFDSSTVAAAMVMEVLEAVGSIPSPVVVIPGNHDHGGAGGIWRREDLRRQMQQRAGNLQLLLKPEPVVVAGITLLPCPLQRQRDSQSPSRWLDQLNWTDLDPVNPRVVLAHGSVQGFGGDGQVNQLCLDPLPRDQIDYIALGDWHALMEIDRRTWYSGTPEPDRFPTGTDDMRSQVLVIDVERAQPPMVRVKPTGRLHWHRITMTLNGDADLARLEQQLVEAVGSRVGRDLMRLELNGQLGLQGHLHLEDRLALLGQQLLHLRLRGKLHRQPTAQERDELLLRMDSPLVSTIAAGLQDELRSSADPLVEQALIELHRLCATDSSATDSCA, from the coding sequence ATGGCACTAGTGCCACGCATCCTTCACACAGCTGACTGGCAGATCGGTAAGCCCTATCGCTGGATTGAAAATTCCCAAAAACAGTCACGGCTGCAGCAGGAGCGTGTCGATGCGGTTCTGAGGATTGCTGAGGTGGCCCGCCAGGAACAAGTGGACGTTGTACTTGTGGCGGGAGACCTATTCGACTCGAGCACCGTGGCTGCCGCGATGGTCATGGAGGTGCTGGAAGCGGTTGGATCGATCCCATCACCTGTCGTCGTGATTCCTGGCAATCATGATCACGGAGGAGCCGGTGGAATCTGGAGGCGAGAAGATCTTCGCCGGCAGATGCAGCAGCGTGCTGGCAATCTTCAATTGCTGCTTAAGCCGGAACCGGTCGTTGTTGCGGGGATCACACTGCTGCCATGCCCCTTGCAACGACAGCGGGACAGCCAGAGTCCGTCGCGCTGGCTTGATCAGCTCAACTGGACGGACCTTGATCCGGTGAACCCTCGAGTTGTTCTGGCCCATGGCTCCGTGCAAGGTTTCGGTGGTGATGGCCAGGTCAATCAGCTATGCCTTGATCCCCTTCCCCGCGATCAAATCGATTACATCGCTCTTGGCGACTGGCATGCGCTTATGGAGATTGACCGCAGAACCTGGTACAGCGGGACACCAGAACCCGATCGTTTCCCGACTGGGACCGATGACATGAGGTCTCAGGTTCTTGTGATTGATGTGGAGAGGGCTCAGCCGCCGATGGTCAGGGTGAAACCTACCGGTCGCCTGCACTGGCATCGGATCACCATGACGCTGAACGGCGATGCCGATCTGGCCCGTCTCGAGCAACAGCTTGTTGAGGCGGTCGGCAGTCGCGTGGGGCGCGATTTGATGCGGCTTGAACTCAATGGACAACTGGGTCTCCAGGGGCACCTTCATCTGGAAGATCGTTTGGCGTTGCTCGGACAACAGCTTCTCCACCTGCGGCTGCGAGGCAAGTTGCACCGTCAACCAACAGCTCAGGAGAGGGATGAGCTACTGCTTCGGATGGATAGCCCTCTGGTCAGCACAATTGCTGCAGGTCTTCAGGACGAGCTTCGGAGCAGTGCTGATCCTCTGGTTGAGCAGGCTTTGATCGAGTTACATCGTCTTTGCGCAACGGATTCATCTGCAACGGATTCATGCGCCTAA
- a CDS encoding phosphotransferase enzyme family protein: MRFNVSTPFSSSNSILGTIAGLFHPREQIDRISQLGSGNVNDTFLVTLNRSSSRSAFVMQRLNTEVFEQPELVMSNLLKLGNHVEQRLAQQPPELLGRRWEVPKVLPTLDADGHWVEHQGEFWRSITHIGAATTTDVIQDDMHARELGYGLGMFHHLISDLATEELADTIENFHIAPAYLAEFDLVFSRSNGQNSHRITEAASFIEERRNGIDVLERACARGELKRRPIHGDPKINNVMMDNVSGQAVGLIDLDTVKPGLVHYDIGDCLRSCCNRLGEETVDAQKVSFDLKLCRAILEGYLSIGRSFLSPEDFRYLPDCIRLIPLELGIRFLTDHLSGDRYFRTSRPQHNLDRAEVQFALTRSIENQWKDLKGLVEELSS, encoded by the coding sequence ATGCGATTCAACGTGTCCACCCCGTTCTCCAGTTCCAATTCGATCCTGGGGACTATTGCAGGCTTGTTCCATCCCCGGGAACAGATCGACAGGATTAGCCAGCTTGGGTCAGGAAATGTCAATGACACGTTTTTAGTCACACTGAATCGGAGTTCATCACGATCAGCTTTCGTGATGCAGCGTTTGAACACTGAAGTGTTTGAACAACCTGAATTGGTAATGAGCAATCTGCTGAAACTGGGCAACCACGTAGAACAGCGTCTAGCGCAACAACCACCGGAACTCTTGGGTCGACGCTGGGAGGTCCCCAAAGTTCTGCCAACACTGGATGCCGATGGCCATTGGGTAGAACATCAAGGTGAGTTCTGGCGGTCCATCACCCATATCGGCGCAGCCACCACTACCGACGTCATCCAAGACGATATGCATGCCCGTGAGCTTGGTTACGGCTTGGGCATGTTTCATCATCTGATTAGTGATCTAGCCACTGAGGAATTGGCAGACACGATTGAAAACTTCCACATCGCGCCGGCCTACCTAGCTGAATTTGACCTGGTGTTCTCTAGATCGAATGGTCAAAACAGCCACCGAATTACTGAGGCCGCCTCCTTCATCGAAGAACGAAGGAATGGGATTGATGTACTTGAACGGGCCTGTGCAAGAGGTGAGCTGAAACGACGACCGATCCATGGAGATCCGAAGATCAATAACGTGATGATGGATAACGTCTCCGGACAGGCCGTCGGCCTGATCGATCTTGATACGGTGAAACCAGGACTGGTTCATTACGACATCGGCGACTGTCTGCGTTCCTGCTGCAACAGATTGGGCGAAGAGACTGTCGATGCCCAAAAGGTCAGCTTTGATCTCAAACTTTGCCGCGCGATCCTTGAGGGATATCTGTCCATCGGCCGATCATTCCTCTCGCCAGAGGATTTCCGCTACCTGCCTGACTGCATTCGCCTGATTCCTCTTGAGCTTGGAATCCGCTTTCTCACAGATCATCTGTCGGGAGACCGCTACTTCCGGACATCAAGGCCGCAGCACAATCTCGACCGCGCTGAGGTTCAGTTTGCGCTCACCCGCTCGATCGAAAATCAGTGGAAAGACCTAAAAGGCCTGGTCGAAGAGCTGTCGTCATAA
- a CDS encoding DOMON-like domain-containing protein: MGRHPVMVRQVCPLIPFERDQSPAVLAMAEFVWNENAPFELSFSLCPEKFESSVESSMDCLTFNSGTPKNSAQRLDNLWRHTCFEAFLACPGAEEYWELNVAPNGDWNLYQFSSYRTGGMAEPLAEPPEVNFSLDHVGCRCTIQIPLKPWWKHTELPEIALTMVLEDQSGCLSYWAMTHPEDKPDFHDRRGFLQW; this comes from the coding sequence ATGGGACGACACCCTGTGATGGTGAGGCAAGTCTGCCCACTGATTCCCTTTGAGCGTGATCAGTCTCCAGCGGTGCTCGCCATGGCGGAGTTTGTTTGGAACGAAAACGCCCCCTTTGAACTGAGTTTCAGTCTTTGCCCGGAGAAGTTCGAAAGCTCTGTCGAAAGCTCGATGGATTGCCTCACCTTCAACAGCGGCACGCCAAAGAACTCAGCGCAGAGATTGGACAACCTCTGGAGGCATACTTGCTTCGAAGCCTTTCTTGCTTGTCCTGGCGCAGAAGAGTACTGGGAGCTGAATGTTGCGCCAAACGGAGACTGGAATCTCTATCAATTCAGCAGTTACCGCACGGGTGGCATGGCAGAACCGCTGGCGGAGCCCCCTGAAGTGAACTTCAGCCTCGATCATGTTGGTTGCCGCTGCACGATTCAGATCCCACTCAAGCCTTGGTGGAAGCACACGGAGCTTCCTGAAATTGCACTGACAATGGTTTTGGAAGACCAAAGTGGTTGCCTGAGTTATTGGGCGATGACCCACCCGGAAGACAAGCCAGACTTCCATGACCGAAGGGGTTTTCTGCAGTGGTGA
- a CDS encoding lytic transglycosylase domain-containing protein translates to MVIDRLPISRVWIRCLLSIPVLLSPITVACKTVETVETAGEEVQTNAATPELPNQAGLPVAPNGRSYPLVPNEPSDIAALIDGIEAALVTPQLAERELTTLAHQQQVIYRVLSKRPLLSQDVRSRLDPRWRWVFDQHIAARREFLAMHRGPASSTLPAWRIITPAPADQLLEAYRSASAATGIDWTVLAAVNLVETGMGRIDGVSIANAQGPMQFLPTTWSEPGIGNGGNIRDPWDSIHAAARYLVRRGGLEDIRSGLWGYNNSDHYGRAVLHYAALLKKEPLTYRAFHQWQIHYASSAGDLWLHEGYAQQQSIAVDSYLRQNRHSVPPI, encoded by the coding sequence GTGGTGATCGATCGTTTACCGATCTCCAGGGTTTGGATTCGGTGTCTCTTAAGCATCCCTGTACTGCTCAGTCCGATCACGGTGGCCTGCAAGACGGTGGAAACCGTCGAGACAGCTGGAGAAGAGGTGCAGACCAACGCTGCAACCCCGGAGCTGCCAAACCAAGCAGGCCTGCCCGTTGCTCCAAATGGTCGGAGCTATCCGTTGGTGCCAAACGAACCCAGTGACATCGCCGCGCTCATTGATGGCATCGAGGCTGCTTTGGTCACTCCGCAGTTGGCTGAACGAGAACTCACAACGCTGGCCCATCAGCAACAGGTGATCTACAGAGTTCTCTCCAAACGCCCACTACTAAGTCAAGACGTTCGCTCGCGATTGGATCCCCGCTGGCGCTGGGTCTTTGATCAACACATCGCAGCCCGCAGAGAATTCCTGGCGATGCACCGAGGGCCTGCTTCGTCCACATTGCCTGCCTGGAGAATCATCACTCCGGCACCAGCAGATCAATTACTCGAGGCTTATCGCAGTGCTTCCGCAGCGACAGGGATTGACTGGACCGTTTTGGCCGCAGTGAATCTCGTGGAAACGGGGATGGGGAGAATCGATGGCGTCTCTATTGCCAATGCGCAAGGGCCGATGCAATTTCTACCCACCACCTGGAGCGAGCCTGGTATCGGGAATGGCGGCAATATCCGTGACCCATGGGATTCGATCCATGCTGCTGCGCGCTATCTGGTGAGACGAGGAGGTCTTGAGGACATCCGCAGTGGCTTGTGGGGTTACAACAACAGCGACCACTACGGGAGAGCCGTGCTGCATTACGCGGCATTACTGAAGAAAGAACCACTGACCTATCGGGCTTTTCACCAATGGCAGATTCATTACGCCTCCTCTGCTGGTGACCTCTGGTTGCATGAGGGGTATGCGCAACAACAATCCATTGCGGTCGACAGTTATCTACGACAAAACCGCCACAGCGTTCCGCCGATATGA
- a CDS encoding O-acetylhomoserine aminocarboxypropyltransferase/cysteine synthase family protein, with product MTDQRFETLQLHAGQVPDPTTNSRAVPIYQTSSYVFNDAEHGANLFGLKEFGNIYTRLMNPTTDVFEKRVAALEGGVAALATASGQSAQFLAITNCMQAGDNFVSTSFLYGGTYNQFKVQFPRLGINVKFAEGDDVASFAAQIDDNSKAIYVEAMGNPRFNIPDFEGLSALAKERGIPLIVDNTLGACGALLRPIEHGADVVVESATKWIGGHGTSLGGVIVDAGTFNWGNGKFPLMSQPSAAYHGLVHWDAFGFGSDICKMLGLPDDRNIAFALRARVEGLRDWGPAVSPFNSFLLLQGLETLSLRVERHAQNAMELATWLQQHPKVTGVSYPGLSSDPYHSAAKKYLTDRGMGCMLMFSLKGGYEDAVHFIDSLKLASHLANVGDAKTLVIHPASTTHQQLSEAEQASAGVTPTMVRVSVGLEHIDDIKDDFEQALTSGA from the coding sequence GTGACGGATCAGCGCTTTGAGACCCTGCAACTACACGCGGGACAGGTCCCTGATCCCACAACAAATTCAAGGGCGGTGCCGATCTATCAGACCAGTTCCTACGTCTTCAATGACGCGGAACACGGCGCCAACCTTTTCGGTCTGAAGGAATTCGGGAACATCTATACCCGGTTGATGAATCCGACAACGGATGTCTTCGAAAAGCGCGTAGCTGCTCTTGAAGGAGGTGTGGCAGCGCTTGCCACAGCATCGGGGCAATCGGCTCAGTTCCTGGCGATCACCAACTGCATGCAGGCTGGAGATAATTTCGTCTCCACCTCATTCCTCTATGGCGGGACGTACAACCAGTTCAAAGTCCAATTCCCCCGCCTCGGCATCAACGTCAAGTTCGCTGAGGGAGACGATGTCGCCAGTTTTGCTGCACAGATCGACGACAACAGCAAGGCGATTTACGTGGAAGCGATGGGCAACCCGCGCTTCAATATTCCTGATTTTGAGGGGCTGTCAGCCCTCGCCAAGGAACGAGGGATTCCCCTGATCGTTGACAACACCCTCGGCGCCTGCGGGGCATTGCTGCGCCCGATCGAACACGGTGCTGACGTGGTGGTAGAGAGTGCCACCAAATGGATTGGAGGCCATGGCACCAGCCTTGGTGGAGTGATCGTTGATGCAGGCACTTTCAATTGGGGCAACGGCAAATTCCCGTTGATGAGCCAGCCAAGCGCCGCATATCACGGTCTTGTGCACTGGGATGCCTTCGGCTTCGGTAGTGACATCTGCAAAATGCTGGGGCTACCGGACGATCGAAACATTGCTTTTGCGTTGAGAGCCCGAGTGGAGGGTTTACGTGACTGGGGGCCCGCTGTCAGTCCTTTCAACAGCTTTCTACTTCTGCAAGGTCTGGAAACACTGAGTCTGCGTGTCGAACGGCATGCTCAAAACGCCATGGAGCTGGCGACATGGCTGCAACAACATCCGAAGGTCACAGGTGTCAGCTATCCAGGATTGTCTAGCGATCCCTACCACTCAGCGGCCAAGAAATATCTCACCGACCGAGGGATGGGCTGCATGCTGATGTTCTCGCTCAAGGGCGGATATGAGGATGCCGTGCACTTCATCGACAGTCTGAAACTGGCGAGCCACCTCGCCAACGTGGGGGATGCCAAGACATTGGTCATTCATCCGGCATCCACCACTCACCAGCAACTGAGTGAAGCTGAGCAGGCATCCGCCGGTGTGACACCAACGATGGTGAGGGTTTCAGTGGGTCTGGAGCACATCGATGACATCAAGGACGACTTTGAACAGGCCCTCACATCAGGTGCCTGA
- a CDS encoding homoserine O-succinyltransferase, translated as MALILPANYHKITAVERNRISWIKPEQAERQDIRPLRIGILNIMPLGKQYEFNLLHPLGLSVLQIEPIWIRLKTHAYKSWDQSHLDGLYKSWEEANAKGPLDGLIITGAPVEHLDFEEVTYWSEFVKLVDEARISCASTLGLCWAGFALAYLAGVKKVALQQKLFGVFPMRSLVPGHSLMGTQNDQFLCPQSRYATLPDTSMEAAQRQGRLRLLAHGESVGYTIFETPDQRQLMHLGHPEYNVDRILAEMERDKARGDVPPPQNFDADHPQTLWRSHRNLLFQQWLWFCYQRVSFQA; from the coding sequence ATGGCTCTGATCCTCCCGGCCAACTATCACAAGATCACAGCCGTAGAGCGCAATCGAATTTCCTGGATCAAACCAGAACAGGCAGAGCGTCAAGATATCCGGCCTTTAAGGATCGGAATTCTGAACATCATGCCGCTGGGTAAACAGTACGAATTCAACCTCTTGCATCCTCTGGGACTGTCAGTACTTCAAATCGAACCAATCTGGATTCGATTGAAAACACATGCCTACAAAAGCTGGGACCAATCTCACCTCGACGGCCTTTACAAGAGCTGGGAGGAGGCGAATGCCAAAGGGCCTCTGGATGGACTGATTATCACCGGCGCACCTGTTGAACATCTCGATTTTGAGGAGGTTACATACTGGTCAGAATTCGTGAAACTGGTTGATGAAGCACGCATCAGCTGTGCCAGCACCCTTGGCTTGTGTTGGGCCGGATTTGCCTTGGCCTATTTGGCTGGGGTGAAGAAAGTGGCGCTACAGCAAAAACTGTTCGGCGTCTTTCCGATGCGAAGCCTCGTACCAGGCCATTCATTGATGGGAACACAGAACGATCAGTTCCTCTGCCCCCAGAGTCGCTACGCCACACTTCCGGACACATCCATGGAGGCAGCTCAACGACAGGGACGTCTGCGATTGCTGGCGCATGGAGAGTCGGTCGGCTACACCATTTTCGAAACACCAGATCAACGACAGCTGATGCATCTCGGACACCCCGAGTACAACGTTGACAGAATTCTGGCCGAAATGGAACGAGATAAAGCCCGCGGAGATGTTCCCCCTCCACAAAACTTTGATGCCGACCATCCCCAAACTCTCTGGAGATCTCACCGAAATCTTCTTTTTCAACAATGGCTGTGGTTCTGTTATCAGCGCGTAAGTTTTCAGGCGTGA
- a CDS encoding tetratricopeptide repeat protein: MDSYLMDGAKKSEAGDYRGALIEINKAIELDPTNAAAYQYRGVAKAKYGEFEGSILDYNKSIELDSSSAESFGSRGIAKARLGDLAGAILDFDVAIQINPADGTAFFNHGMAMEMANNLKKACSDWDKATELGNQQAIAFSRKYCQ; this comes from the coding sequence GTGGATTCTTATCTCATGGATGGGGCAAAAAAATCCGAGGCTGGTGATTACCGTGGCGCATTAATTGAAATCAATAAGGCAATTGAACTTGATCCAACCAATGCAGCTGCTTATCAATACCGAGGTGTTGCTAAAGCAAAATATGGCGAATTTGAGGGCTCAATTTTAGATTACAATAAGTCTATTGAGCTTGATTCAAGTAGTGCCGAATCCTTCGGGAGTCGTGGCATCGCCAAGGCTCGGTTAGGAGATTTAGCTGGAGCGATCCTGGATTTTGATGTTGCTATTCAGATTAATCCTGCTGACGGCACTGCTTTTTTCAACCATGGAATGGCAATGGAAATGGCGAATAATCTTAAAAAGGCTTGTTCAGACTGGGATAAAGCTACCGAGCTAGGCAATCAGCAAGCAATAGCCTTTTCGCGAAAATATTGTCAATAA